In the bacterium genome, GATTCCCCCGGCCAGGGTCCCGATCGCCTCGAGCTTCTGGGCCTTGACCAGCTCCTCCTCGAGCCGGTGCCGCTCCGTGATGTCGCGGTCCACGCCCCGGAAGCCCGCAAGCGCCCCCTGGGCATCGAACACCGGCACCGCGTTGGACTCGATCCACCGCCAGGTGCCGTCGCGGTGCCGCCAGCGCAGCACGACGCCCCGCCACCCCCGCGAGGCCGCACGGCTCGCCGCGAGCAGGTCGCGGACGCGCGGCCCGTCCTCGGGATGGAGCAGTGCCGCGAGATCGGTCCGCAGCAGCTCCGACGGCTCGATCCCGAGGATGTCCCTGATGCGCTCGTTCGTGTAGGTGTGCCTCCCCTCCACGTCGGTCGCCCAGATCCAATCGGTGCTCGTCTCCACGAGCGAGCGGTACTTCTCCTCCGACTCGCGCAGCGCCGCGAGACCCGCCTGCCGCGCGGCCTCGGCCGCGAGCAGCGATTCGGCCATCGTGTTGAGCGACGCCGCCAGCGACGCAAACTCGTTGCCGCCGTCGACCGGCAGGCGGGTGGCGAGGTCGCCCGAGGCGACACGCGCGGCGAAGCGCTTGCTCGCCACGACCGAGCGCGTCACGTTCAAGGCGATCCCGAGGGCCAGCGCGCCCGTCAACGCCAGCAGCGCGACGCCAACGCCCAGGACCGGCAGGCCCAGGAGCCGGGTGCTGCGCTCGATCGCGCCGCGCTTGGCGCCGACCCGCGCAAGCGAGCCGACGTAAAGCTTCTCGAGCGGTTCCTCGATGGTCTGGACCGCCCGCAGGTACTCCTTGCGCACGTCCCGGAGCTCCTCGGTCGCCCGCACGTAGCGCTCGAAGAGCTCCAGGTAGCAGCCGGCGCAGTAGCGCACCCGCTGTCGTGCCGCCACCGGGCCGGGCGGGGCGGCGACCTCTGTCGTGAGCCGGGCGAGCGCCAGTCGCACGGCCGCCGCGTCCGTGTCCAGCCCGCGGTCGAGGTAGTCCATCTCCGCGCGCCGCAGCGCGAGGAGCGCGCTGAGGACGGGGGCGCCCCCGATCCGCCGCGCCTGTTGCTCCAGCCCCCGCGACTCGGCCTGCAGCGCGGCATACACGCCGCCTTCCGCAGCGTCGCGCTCCCGCAGCTTGTCGGCCAGGGCGTCGACACCGCGGCGGTACCGCTCCAGCGCGCCCTCGACGTCCAGGGTCAGCCGCGACGTCGGCCCGTCCGCGGCCAGCGAGCGGATCCGCCCCATGTTCCCCCTGACGTCCGCGAGGGCCGCAGCCAGCCGCGTGAGATACCGCGAGCGCGCCTCGTCGAAGCCGAACTCCCGGTAGTTGAGCAGGAAGTCCTTCTCCAGCCGCCGCGCGTCGAGCATCGCGGCGTTGCTCCGCAGACAGGCCTCCGCTATCGCGTTGTCCACGTTGATGAGCGTGTCCATCGTCCGGAGGGTGACGCCCCGGCTCGCGACGACGAAGGCGATGACCAGCGCGCAGAAGAGCGCCACGAACGCGATGCTGGCGAGCAGCA is a window encoding:
- a CDS encoding PAS domain S-box protein, producing the protein MKSDPAAAGRQPALPALLSLLNRYSLRTLLLASIAFVALFCALVIAFVVASRGVTLRTMDTLINVDNAIAEACLRSNAAMLDARRLEKDFLLNYREFGFDEARSRYLTRLAAALADVRGNMGRIRSLAADGPTSRLTLDVEGALERYRRGVDALADKLRERDAAEGGVYAALQAESRGLEQQARRIGGAPVLSALLALRRAEMDYLDRGLDTDAAAVRLALARLTTEVAAPPGPVAARQRVRYCAGCYLELFERYVRATEELRDVRKEYLRAVQTIEEPLEKLYVGSLARVGAKRGAIERSTRLLGLPVLGVGVALLALTGALALGIALNVTRSVVASKRFAARVASGDLATRLPVDGGNEFASLAASLNTMAESLLAAEAARQAGLAALRESEEKYRSLVETSTDWIWATDVEGRHTYTNERIRDILGIEPSELLRTDLAALLHPEDGPRVRDLLAASRAASRGWRGVVLRWRHRDGTWRWIESNAVPVFDAQGALAGFRGVDRDITERHRLEEELVKAQKLEAIGTLAGGIAHDFNNLLQGLFGYVSLAKMQLAPGDRAAQMLDQAERALGLSVNLTTQLLTFAKGGEPLKRTLALGEVLEDPIKFALSGSSSTYRLAVEPSLWAVEADEGHLAQVIQNVVLNAAEAMPRGGTVEVAARNEHIPAGANALVPAGGDFVRIDVRDSGIGITAKDLTRIFDPYFTTKQRGSGLGLATSYSIVRGHGGFIDVTSRAGEGSVFSIYLPAGGGDGRAEPQQAPAPAAGGTGRILVMDDERLVREVASSMLESLGHAVATAANGEDAVDLYRAARAEGRPFDAVILDLTVKNGAGGEETLRRLRELDPDVRAVVSSGYADATVLGDYRAHGFRARLGKPYRLDALRECLAAVLQASRHDRKAHCPAG